Proteins from a single region of Desulfuribacillus stibiiarsenatis:
- a CDS encoding GNAT family N-acetyltransferase, with protein sequence MLKGESINLQAIEREDLKLLMLWRNLPNFRKHFREYREINMAMQENWFTTKVLNDPNTLMFSIRRNSDSELLGCCGLCYINWINRHADLSLYIGWEETYIDEVGYAEESCNLLFNYAFNELNLNKIWTEIYEFDTKKIDLYQKLGFQLDGKLRQNYYYNGQWWDSLLFSVLKKDWASEK encoded by the coding sequence ATGCTTAAAGGTGAATCTATTAATCTCCAAGCGATAGAAAGAGAAGATTTGAAACTACTTATGTTATGGCGTAATTTGCCGAATTTCAGAAAGCATTTTAGAGAATATCGCGAGATTAATATGGCAATGCAGGAAAATTGGTTTACTACAAAAGTATTAAATGATCCGAATACACTCATGTTTTCTATCCGAAGAAATTCTGATAGTGAACTTTTGGGTTGTTGTGGATTGTGCTATATTAACTGGATTAATCGACATGCCGACTTATCTTTATATATTGGTTGGGAAGAAACATATATTGATGAGGTCGGATATGCAGAGGAATCCTGTAATCTTCTTTTTAATTATGCTTTTAATGAATTAAACTTAAACAAGATTTGGACAGAAATCTATGAGTTTGATACTAAGAAAATTGATTTATATCAAAAGCTTGGTTTTCAATTAGATGGGAAGTTACGACAAAATTATTATTATAATGGACAGTGGTGGGACTCACTATTGTTTTCTGTTTTAAAAAAGGATTGGGCTTCGGAAAAATAG